The DNA region ACTTCGGAGATCAGCCCCAACTCCACCAACCCCAGTCCGAGGCCGCCCGCGTCCTTTGGATGGCCGGGCGCCCACTCGTCCATCGACCGTACCTCGCCGCGCAGGTCTTCCAGCACGGGCAGCAGGTCGGCGAAGGTGCCTGCCAGAAACTCGGGCTCGAGCGGGAAGAGGCGCTCCTCGACGAAACATTTTAGGCGTTCGAGGCGGTCGCGGGTGGCGGGGGCGATGGTGAAATCCATGATTCGGCTCCTGGCTGCCGGAGGTCAGTCCCCGGCGTCGGTGATCTTACGGGACCGGATCGAATGGGACTGGATCTAGCCGGAAGGGCGCCAGGTTACACTCGGCGGCCATGACCGCCCTCGATCAACCCACCGCGGTTCGGCCCGGCGAGGAGCTGGCCGCCGAACGTCTCGCGCCGTACCTGCATCAAGCACTGGATCTCGCCGGCGACCTCACCGTCGAGCAGTTTCCGAGTGGCTTTTCGAACCTCACCTACCTCCTGCGCCTGGACGACCGTCAACTCGTACTGCGGCGGCCGCCCTTCGGTGCCCGCATCGCTTCGGCCCACGACATGGGACGCGAGTACCGCCTTCTCTCCGCCCTCCACCCGGCGTGGGGCAAGGTGCCGGAGCCGCTGCTCTTCTGCGACGACGAAGCGGTGCTGGGGGCGCCGTTTTACGTGATGGAACGGATCGAGGGGGTAATCCTCCGAAGCCGAGTCAAGGCCGGGCAGACGCCCTCGCCGGCAACCGTGGAAGCCGCCGCCGGGGCCCTGATTGCGACCCTGGTCGAGCTGCACGGATTGGACGTCGTCGGCACCGGATTGGGCGACCTCGGCAAGGGCGACGGCTACGTGGAGCGGCAGATCGCCGGCTGGACGAAGCGCTGGATCCAGGCCCGCACGGATGACCTGCCGGAGATGGATCGCGCTGCCGCCTGGCTGGAGGAAAACCGGCCGCCGGACTCTGCCGCCACCTTGATCCACAACGACTTCAAGTACGACAACCTCATCCTCGACGGAGAGGATCCCGGCCGCGTGCGGGCGGTGCTCGACTGGGAGATGGCGACCGTTGGCGATCCGCTGATGGACCTCGGCACCACTCTTGGCTACTGGGTGGATCCGGACGACCCGCCTGCTCTCAAGAATTTGGCGCTGAGCCCCACCACTCTGCCCGGCAACCCGAGCCGCCGGCAGGTCGCCGAGCGCTACGCGGCGCTCTCCGGCCATGAGGTGGGCGACGGCGTGTTCGTTTACGCCTACGGCCTGTTCAAGATCGCGGTCATCGTGCAGCAGATCTACGCCCGCTACCAGGCCGGCCACACCCAGGACCCGCGCTTCGCCGGGCTGATCCACGCCGTGCGCGCCTGCGCCCGGGGCGCCGTCCAGGCGATCGAACGGGGACGCATCGACGACCTCTGGACTTGACCGGCCGGCCCGCGATGACACGTTTTCGGGCCGGATCACCCGTACCGATGTGAACCGCTCCGAAGGCGCCTCCCGGATTCTCCGGGAGCGGCGCGCCGGAGCCCATCACGGAGGTAGAGTCCATGTTCAGAAAGCTCTCCGAATCGAAGGTCCTCGCGGTTTCAGCGGTTCTTCTGCTGACCCTGGCGGGCGGCGGTTTCGCCCTTCATGCGGGCCAGTCGCCGGGCGCTCATCCGATCGATCCGGACGGGCCGCCGGGCGTCGGCTCGACGGATCCGGGTCCTGAACCGATCGACGGGTGCGAGGCGTTCCCGACCGTCCAGGAAACCTGCGACTGCTACTGCAAGCGCTGCGAGGCCACCGGCGACCCGGAAGACTGCAAGCGCTGTGAGTCGCCGCCCTGTTTTCTTGGATAGGCGCCCCGAAGGAACTCGTGCGTAGGAGCCTCGCGGATCGCGGCGCGGTCCGCGGGGCGACCGCGCCTTCAAGCGCCGACAGGAGGTGAGACCGATGAAAAACCGATGGACTGTGATCGCCCTGTGGTTTGTTGCCCTGTCTCCGGCCGTGACCGTCGGCGGCGGCGGGTGGCCCGAGGATCGCCGAGCGAAGGAATCCACCCTGCTCCCGCTCGCCTGCCCCGAGGACTCGACCCTCGAGCGGCCGCCGGCCTGGTTCCGGAGCGTGGGTTCTACCTGGGTGTTCGGCGCGGTGAACGACCTCGCCGGCGAGGATCGGGGCCTGGACCTCGGCCACGACGATCTCTGTGCCGGCGGCGAGGTGGAACTCGAAGTACTGCTCGGGTTTTGCCCCGAATTGACCTGGCCACGGGCTCGGCTCGACCTGCGCCTGGGGCCGCCGGAGACGATCTCCGTGCTGAGCGGTTCCCTGGAGGTCAGGACTTCCGATGGGACCCGCTTCGATCCCCTGCCGGCGACCTTGCAGTGGGGAGAGAAAGAGCACGATCTGGTCGCCGGCGCCTTCGATCTGACGGATTACCGCGACCCGGTCACCGGCGAAGTCTCAGTGCTGCTCTCCGTCGTCGCTCAGGGTTCCTGCGGCAATGAGCTGGGCGGCGACGGCGTGTCCGTACGGTCGGTGGATCTGGGCGTGCCGACCGGCGACTAGGTCACACCTTCGAGCAAGCCCGCCACCGCCCGCCGGTAGGCGGACTCCGGACCGTGGCCGGCAGTCTCCAACCTTTCCGCCGCTCGTTCGAAGCTCCGGCGCGCCGCCGGCCGGTCACCGCGCGCCAGATGGCAGCGGCCGAGCATCGCCTCCACCCAACCGGCCACCCAGGTCTGTTTCGGCGGCGTTTCTCGCCAACTTCGACGCGCCTCCAGCAGGGCGCCCTCGGCAGTCTCCACCTCACCGCGGGCAAGGTCCACCGCCACCCGCGCGAAAAGCGACGCGGCGAAGTCCGGATGGCCGACGCCGAGCGCCTGCCGCCGGATGTCGAGGGCGGTGGCGAGATGGGCTTCCGCCGCCGCCAGTTCGCCCGAACGATGGAGGGCCACCGCCAGGTTGTGGTGGAAGCCGGCCACCTCCGGATGACCTTCGCCCCGGGTCTGCCGCCCCAACTCCAGCGCCGCTTTGAAGTGGTTCCGAGCCTCCTCCACCGCACCCTGGTCGAGGGCCAGGGCCCCCAGATTGTTGTGCAGCGTGGCGACGAAGGGATGTTCCCGCCCGAGGGAGCGTTCGGCGCGATCCCGAGCCTCCCGGTAGAGCGCCGCGGCTTCCCCCGACCGGCCGAGATCCTGGGCGACGGAAGCGAGGTTGTTCAGGGCGTGGGCGATCAGCAGGTGGTCGGCGTCGAGGCGGGAGCGGCGCGAGGCGAGCACTTCCTGCAACAGCCCCTCGGCGGCCGCCGCATCGCCGCTCTCCTGGTGGGCCAGGGCGAGGTTGTTGAGGCTGGTTTCGACCGCCCGGGGATCCGCCGGCTCGAGTTCACGGCGCAGCCGCAGGGCCGCCGCGAAGTAGCGGGCGGCACCGGGCAGGTCGCCACCGGCGCGCTGGACCAGTCCCAGCTCGTTGATCGCCGCGGCAAAGACGGCCCTTCCGCCGCCTTCTCCCATGGCGCTGCCCCCGGCCGTGGCCTCTGAGGCCAAGGTGCGCGCTTCCCGGCAGCGTTCTCTCGCCGCCGCCAGCTCCCCTTCGAACAGGCGCAGCCGGCAGAGGGCGAGCAACACCTCGGCGACGGCGACATCGTTCGCCGGGCGCTCCTGGCGCCGCAGGATCAGCGCCGACTCGAACAGCGCGCCGGCCTTCTCCGCCGCTCCGAGCTGGCGGTAGGCGTCGCCGATCTCGAACAGCAGGCGGCTCTGCACCTGCGGATCCCCGGTCAGCTCCCGGCGGGCGCGGCGGACGCCTTCGTCGAGCAACAGCTCGCGGCCGGCGCGAGCCGCGGCGTCGCCGCTGAAGAGGGCGGCGGCTTCGTCCTCGCCGGGGTTGGCGCTGCGAATGAGCGAGGTCACGAAGTCCGCCACCCGCCCGGCCTTCTGCCGCTCGTTTTCGGCCCGCTGGCGCTCTTGATCGACCCTCCACACCCCGGCCGACAGCACCAAAAGGGCGAGGGCGGTGGCGACCGTCCCCAGGCGATGGCGGCGGGCAAAGCGCCGGGCCCGGTAGTGCCAGGTGGGCGCCCGGGCGGACACCGGGTAGCCGTAGCGCACGCGCCGCAGATCCTCGGCCAGGGCTTCCACCGATGGATAGCGCTCCGCCGGGTCCTCCGCCAGCGCCCGGGCGAGAATGGCGTCGAGGTCCCTGCGCCAGGAGCGCGGCAGATCCAGCGAGCCGCCGGGCGGTGCGGGTTCTGCCGGGTCCGGCGGCCGGCCGGTGAGCAAGGAATGGAGGACGGCGCCGAGGGAATAGATGTCGCTCGCCGTGGTCAGCGCCTCGCCGCGCGCCTGCTCCGGGCTGGCGAAGGCGGGGGTCAGCCGCCGGCGCGACGGGGCCTCAGGATTTTCCCGCCGGCCCTCGCCGAGCAGCCGGGCGATGCCAAAGTCCAGGAGCTTGACCTCGCCTTCTCCGCTGATCAGCACGTTGCCGGGCTTCAGATCGCAGTGGATGACCAGCCGATGGTGAGCGAAGGCGACCGCCGCGCACACCCGCTCGACCAGCTCCAGGCGGGCGGCAGCGTCCAACGCCTGGTCGGCACAGTGACGGTCGATGGGCAGGCCCTCGACGTGTTCGAGCACCAGGAAGGGCGTACCGTCCGGCAGCAGGCCGGCGTCGAGCAGGCGGGCAATGGCCGGGTGTTCGAGGGACGCCAGGATGCTGCGCTCGGCGGCGAAGCGCGCCAGCAGCTCGTCGTCGGCCAGGGCCGGATCGATGTCTTTGAGCGCCACGGTCTGCTCGTACAGGCCGTCGGCCCGGCGCGCCCGGTAGACCCAGCCCATGCCGCCGCGGCCGATCTCGCTCACCACTTCCCAGGCGCCGGCGCGGGTACCCGGTGCGAGCGGTGGGTAGAGCAGATCGAGGGCGACCCCATCGAGGGCGTCCGGCACGGCGGCATCGGCGGCGAGGATCCGGCGCAGCCGCTTCGCCTCGTCGGGCGGCAGGCCGGCGAGGTACTCGTCCCGCGCGGCGCCGGCGAGTTCCAGGGCGCGTTCGAAGCGGTCGCGCAGGCGCTGCCAGTCGTCGCTCACGAGACCTCCACCGGCGATGAGGTCTCCGGTGCCGCGGCGGTCTCCGCCCCACCTTCCAGCGAGCCGGGAGCCGCCAAGTCGGCGCGCAGCCAGGCGCGGGCCAGGCGCCAGTCGCGGTTCGCCGTGGCCAGGGAAATGCCCAGGATCTCCGCCGCCTCCGCCAAACTGAAGCCGCCGAAAAACCGCCCTTCGACCAGCCGGGCCTGGCGCGGCGCCAGGCGCTCCAGCCGTTCGAGGGAGGCGTGGACCGCCAGCAGATCGAGGGACGGAGCGTCGTCGCCCAGCAGCCGTTCGTCGAGGGTCGTGCGGACGAGATCGCCGGCGTGCTTGGCGTACCGGCGGCGGCGCTCCCGAGCCACCAGGATGCGGCGCATCAGGAACGCGGCAAGGCCGAAGAAATGGCGGCGATCCCGCAGCCCAACGCGGCGCTGCTCGACCAGTTCGAGAAACGCCTCGTGGACCAGTTCGGTGGGGTCGAAGGTGACGCCCCCACGAGGACCTCCGCACCGCCGCAGAGCCGCCCCGGCCTGCCGGCGCAGGCGAGCATAGACCAGCGGCAGCAGACCTCCGAGGGCCTCCCGGTCACCCTCTCCCCAGTCGAGCAGGAGGGTGGTGACATCTTTCTCCATGGCACCGAGCGTACCCCAACGGCGCCTCCTGGAGCGATCCCGGCGCCCCGCCGAGGCTGCTAAACTCGCGCTCGCTTTTCGACCGTATTCGTGCCCCGAGCCGTCGCCGACGACGACACCGAACGCCCAAAGGAATCCGCTCCCAAATGCCCCGAATCGTTCCCCCGGCCGAACTCCTGCAAATGGCCGGCACGTCCCTAGGTCCCTCCGACTGGCTGACCGTAGACCAGCAGCGCATCGACCGTTTCGCCGACGCCACGGAGGACCACCAGTTCATCCACGTCGACCCGAAGCGGGCCGCCCGTACCCCCTTCGGCTCGACCATCGCTCACGGCTTCTTGAGCCTCTCGCTGCTGCCCAAGCTGTCGAACGAGATCACGGTGATGCCCGAAGGGCTGAACATGGCAATCAATTACGGCCTGAACAAACTGCGCTTCCTGCAGCCGGTGAAGGCCGGCAGCGCGGTGCGGCTGCGGGCGGAGGTCACCGACGTCAGCGAGAAGAAGCCCGGCCGATTGCTGGTGACCCAGGAGGTCACGGTGGAGATCCGGGACGAGGCCAAGCCGGCGCTGGTGGCCGAAAGCCTCACCCTCTACGTCGTCGGTCGAGGGGAGGGGCGCGAATGAGTATTCGATTCGACGACCGGGTGGCGATCGTCACCGGCGCCGGCAACGGTCTGGGGCGATCCCACGCCCTGGGCTTGGCGGCGCGCGGTGCCAAGGTGGTGGTGAACGACCTGGGCGGCGCGCGGGACGGCACCGGCGCTTCGGGCGACGCCGCCCGGGAGGTGGTGGACAAGATCGTCGCCGCCGGCGGCGAGGCCTTCGCCAACGGCGCCGACGTCACCGAGGTGGAACAGGTGGAGGCGATGGTGCGCGAGACCGTGGACACCTGGGGCCGCCTGGACATCCTGGTCAACAACGCCGGCATCCTGCGCGACAAGACCTTCCAGAAGATGCCCTTGGAAGACTTCGAGATGGTGCTCGACGTCCACCTGATGGGCACCGTCCACTGCATCCGCGCCTCCTGGGGAGCGATGCGCGAGGCGGGCTACGGCCGGGTGGTCGTGACCACCTCGTCGAGCGGCTTGTATGGCAACTTCGGCCAGTCCAACTATGGCGCCGCCAAGCTCGGCCTGGTGGGGCTGATGAAGACCCTCGCCCAGGAGGGCGCCAAGCACGACATCCGGGTGAACGCTTTGGCCCCCTGTGCTGCCACCCGCATGACCGAAGATCTGCTGCCGGCGGAGGTGCTGGCGCTGCTCGCGCCGGAAGCGGTGAGCGCCGGTCTGCTGGCGCTGGTGGCCGAGGATGCGCCGAACGGCGCGATCCTGTCGGCCGGTGCCGGGGTGTTCGCTCTGGCGCGCATCTTCGAGACTCAGGGCGTCCACCTGCCGCCGGATCAGTGGACGCCGGAGGCGGTGGCGGAACGCTGGCAGGAGATTGGCGACACCGCCGGCCAGCGGGCCTACCAAGGCGGCCTGGAACAAACCACCCACCTCCTGGAGGCGGCGGCGAAGGCGATGGGCATCGACCCGAGCGGCGGCGGCGACTGACGGTGGAGGTCGCCGGCAAAGTCGTGCTCGTCACCGGCGGGGCTCACGGAATCGGCCGCGCCCTGGCGGAGCGCTTCGCGCGGGAAAGAGCCCACGGGGTGGCGGTGGCGGACCTCGATGGCGAGGCAGCCCGCCGGGTGGCGGATTCGATCGGCGGCCTCGCCCTCACCGCCGACGTCTCCCGCGAGGACGACATCCAGCGCGCTGTGGAGCGGACCGAGGAGATCCTCGGTCCAATCGATCTCCTGTGCTCCAATGCCGGCTTCGGCTACTCGGACGCACCGGGCTGGGCCGCTACCTCCCAGACCGACGCGCAGTGGGACCGAATCTGGCGGCTGAACGTGATGTCCCATGTGTGGGGCGCCCGGGCGGTGTTACCGGGGATGGTCGAACGCGGCGGCGGCTGGCTGCTCCAGACGGTGTCCGCCGCCGGCCTGCTGTCGCAGATCGGCGATGCCGCCTACGCCACCACCAAGCACGCCGCCCTCGGCTTCGCGGAATCCCTCGCCATCACCCACGGCGACCAGGGCATCGGGGTGTCGGTGCTCTGCCCGCAGGGGGTACGCACGCATCTGCTCGAGGGACAGCCGGAGGCGCTGCCCATTCGCGCCGCCTCGGCGGACGGCGTGATCGAGCCGGAGGAAGTCGCCGAATCGGTGATCGCGGCCCTGGCCGAGGAGCGCTTCCTGATCTTGCCGCACCGGCAGGTCGCCGACTATATGCGGCACAAGGTCACCGACTACGAGCGCTGGTTGGGGGCGATGCGCAAGCTACGCCGCGGGCTCATCCGGCCGGAGAACGAGATCACCTTCGCGCCGCCCACCCACACGCCATGAGTCCGGCGCCGTGAGTCCGACACCGTGAAGAAAACCCGCATCATCCTCGTCCGCCACGGCCAGGCTTCCGCCGGAACCGACGACTACGACCGCCTGTCGCCCGTCGGCGTGGAGCAATCGCGGCGCCTCGGCGAGAGCTGGGCGGATTCTGGTCTGAGGCCCGACGCCGTCTTCGCCGGCCCGCTGCTGCGCCACCGGCAAACGGAGGAGGCGGTGGCGGCGGTGTTCGAGAAACGGTCCCTCCCCTGGCCGGCAGCCGAGAACCTGGACGCCCTCTGCGAGCATCAGGCGATGGAGCTGGTGTCGGAGGTGGCGCCGCGCCTGGCGGAGGAAGACGAAGAGATCGCCGCCTGGGGCCGCGAGATCGAAGCCGCCGAGGCCCAAAGAACATCTGGCGGCGACGGCAAGCCCCGGCTCGACCTCTACTTCCGCATCTTTCGGGAAGTGACCCGCCGCTGGGTGCGCGACGAACTGGGCGATCTGGCGCAACCCTTCGAGAGCTGGCCGGCGTTCCGCCGGCGCGTCGCCGAAGGAGTGCAGGGCATCGCCCGTGCCCACGGCGGCGGCGCGGGCACGGGCGATGGCCGCACCCTGGTGGCTTTCACGTCCGGCGGCCCGGTGGCCGCTTCCCTCGGTCACGCGCTGGGGCTGGACGATGAAAAGGTGCTCGAACTCTCCTGGATCGTCCACAACACCGGCTGTACGGACTTCCTGGTGATCGACGGCGGTATCCACCTGCGGGCCTTCAATACCCTGCCCCACGGCCTCGAAGGCGACCTCCTCACCTTCGTGTAGGCGACTCCCGGCCGATTGGTAGAGTTCTCCTTCATTCGGCGGAAAGGTGCCCGGCCCATGAAATCCATTGTTCCCCCCATCCTGGTCCTCGCAGCACTCGCTGCGAGCCTGCAGGCGGAATCGCCGACCCAGGGCAGCTCGCAGCCC from Acidobacteriota bacterium includes:
- a CDS encoding phosphotransferase family protein; this translates as MTALDQPTAVRPGEELAAERLAPYLHQALDLAGDLTVEQFPSGFSNLTYLLRLDDRQLVLRRPPFGARIASAHDMGREYRLLSALHPAWGKVPEPLLFCDDEAVLGAPFYVMERIEGVILRSRVKAGQTPSPATVEAAAGALIATLVELHGLDVVGTGLGDLGKGDGYVERQIAGWTKRWIQARTDDLPEMDRAAAWLEENRPPDSAATLIHNDFKYDNLILDGEDPGRVRAVLDWEMATVGDPLMDLGTTLGYWVDPDDPPALKNLALSPTTLPGNPSRRQVAERYAALSGHEVGDGVFVYAYGLFKIAVIVQQIYARYQAGHTQDPRFAGLIHAVRACARGAVQAIERGRIDDLWT
- a CDS encoding histidine phosphatase family protein; amino-acid sequence: MKKTRIILVRHGQASAGTDDYDRLSPVGVEQSRRLGESWADSGLRPDAVFAGPLLRHRQTEEAVAAVFEKRSLPWPAAENLDALCEHQAMELVSEVAPRLAEEDEEIAAWGREIEAAEAQRTSGGDGKPRLDLYFRIFREVTRRWVRDELGDLAQPFESWPAFRRRVAEGVQGIARAHGGGAGTGDGRTLVAFTSGGPVAASLGHALGLDDEKVLELSWIVHNTGCTDFLVIDGGIHLRAFNTLPHGLEGDLLTFV
- a CDS encoding MaoC family dehydratase — translated: MPRIVPPAELLQMAGTSLGPSDWLTVDQQRIDRFADATEDHQFIHVDPKRAARTPFGSTIAHGFLSLSLLPKLSNEITVMPEGLNMAINYGLNKLRFLQPVKAGSAVRLRAEVTDVSEKKPGRLLVTQEVTVEIRDEAKPALVAESLTLYVVGRGEGRE
- a CDS encoding serine/threonine-protein kinase, whose product is MSDDWQRLRDRFERALELAGAARDEYLAGLPPDEAKRLRRILAADAAVPDALDGVALDLLYPPLAPGTRAGAWEVVSEIGRGGMGWVYRARRADGLYEQTVALKDIDPALADDELLARFAAERSILASLEHPAIARLLDAGLLPDGTPFLVLEHVEGLPIDRHCADQALDAAARLELVERVCAAVAFAHHRLVIHCDLKPGNVLISGEGEVKLLDFGIARLLGEGRRENPEAPSRRRLTPAFASPEQARGEALTTASDIYSLGAVLHSLLTGRPPDPAEPAPPGGSLDLPRSWRRDLDAILARALAEDPAERYPSVEALAEDLRRVRYGYPVSARAPTWHYRARRFARRHRLGTVATALALLVLSAGVWRVDQERQRAENERQKAGRVADFVTSLIRSANPGEDEAAALFSGDAAARAGRELLLDEGVRRARRELTGDPQVQSRLLFEIGDAYRQLGAAEKAGALFESALILRRQERPANDVAVAEVLLALCRLRLFEGELAAARERCREARTLASEATAGGSAMGEGGGRAVFAAAINELGLVQRAGGDLPGAARYFAAALRLRRELEPADPRAVETSLNNLALAHQESGDAAAAEGLLQEVLASRRSRLDADHLLIAHALNNLASVAQDLGRSGEAAALYREARDRAERSLGREHPFVATLHNNLGALALDQGAVEEARNHFKAALELGRQTRGEGHPEVAGFHHNLAVALHRSGELAAAEAHLATALDIRRQALGVGHPDFAASLFARVAVDLARGEVETAEGALLEARRSWRETPPKQTWVAGWVEAMLGRCHLARGDRPAARRSFERAAERLETAGHGPESAYRRAVAGLLEGVT
- a CDS encoding SDR family oxidoreductase; amino-acid sequence: MEVAGKVVLVTGGAHGIGRALAERFARERAHGVAVADLDGEAARRVADSIGGLALTADVSREDDIQRAVERTEEILGPIDLLCSNAGFGYSDAPGWAATSQTDAQWDRIWRLNVMSHVWGARAVLPGMVERGGGWLLQTVSAAGLLSQIGDAAYATTKHAALGFAESLAITHGDQGIGVSVLCPQGVRTHLLEGQPEALPIRAASADGVIEPEEVAESVIAALAEERFLILPHRQVADYMRHKVTDYERWLGAMRKLRRGLIRPENEITFAPPTHTP
- a CDS encoding ECF-type sigma factor, producing MEKDVTTLLLDWGEGDREALGGLLPLVYARLRRQAGAALRRCGGPRGGVTFDPTELVHEAFLELVEQRRVGLRDRRHFFGLAAFLMRRILVARERRRRYAKHAGDLVRTTLDERLLGDDAPSLDLLAVHASLERLERLAPRQARLVEGRFFGGFSLAEAAEILGISLATANRDWRLARAWLRADLAAPGSLEGGAETAAAPETSSPVEVS
- a CDS encoding SDR family NAD(P)-dependent oxidoreductase — encoded protein: MSIRFDDRVAIVTGAGNGLGRSHALGLAARGAKVVVNDLGGARDGTGASGDAAREVVDKIVAAGGEAFANGADVTEVEQVEAMVRETVDTWGRLDILVNNAGILRDKTFQKMPLEDFEMVLDVHLMGTVHCIRASWGAMREAGYGRVVVTTSSSGLYGNFGQSNYGAAKLGLVGLMKTLAQEGAKHDIRVNALAPCAATRMTEDLLPAEVLALLAPEAVSAGLLALVAEDAPNGAILSAGAGVFALARIFETQGVHLPPDQWTPEAVAERWQEIGDTAGQRAYQGGLEQTTHLLEAAAKAMGIDPSGGGD